A window of Paenibacillus polygoni contains these coding sequences:
- a CDS encoding peptidylprolyl isomerase: MFVKSKGFKLLFIVSALLLVLAGCGQDEAQNDELEFGGIGIPNADASHPVATIELDNGKKIVLELYPEVAPNTVNNFISLANSGFYDGTIFHRVIPNFMIQGGDPEGTGSGGPGYSIKGEFTSNGVKNHLLHTRGVISMARGNDLDSAGSQFFIVQADSAHLDDIYASFGKVIEGMDVVDEIANLKTVKKDRPENPPVMTKVTVDTLGVDYPEPEKIQ; this comes from the coding sequence ATGTTCGTCAAATCAAAAGGTTTCAAACTTCTATTTATTGTTTCCGCCCTTCTGCTTGTACTTGCGGGTTGTGGACAAGATGAAGCGCAAAATGATGAGCTTGAATTCGGAGGCATTGGCATTCCAAACGCAGATGCTTCGCATCCGGTGGCAACCATTGAACTGGATAATGGTAAAAAGATCGTCTTAGAGTTGTATCCGGAGGTAGCTCCTAATACAGTGAACAATTTTATCTCGCTGGCTAACAGCGGATTTTATGACGGTACGATCTTTCACCGTGTGATTCCAAACTTTATGATTCAAGGCGGAGATCCGGAAGGTACGGGTTCTGGCGGCCCCGGCTATAGTATCAAAGGTGAATTCACAAGTAACGGAGTGAAGAACCACCTGCTTCATACCCGCGGCGTCATTTCGATGGCTCGTGGGAATGATCTGGATTCTGCAGGATCCCAGTTCTTTATCGTACAAGCTGATTCCGCGCATTTGGATGATATTTATGCTAGTTTTGGTAAAGTAATCGAAGGTATGGATGTGGTTGATGAAATCGCAAATCTGAAAACGGTAAAAAAAGATCGGCCCGAAAATCCGCCGGTTATGACCAAAGTAACCGTAGATACGCTGGGTGTAGATTATCCGGAACCGGAAAAGATTCAATAA
- a CDS encoding YqkE family protein yields MVKKKNGSRPSQSAQRSSAQEGSAATLKDLLSEEVLGKLNAQASEIKAAEAARQEEAKRIAEEKKKAEQKRLDNDFEHLLENSSMDWKKFK; encoded by the coding sequence ATGGTGAAGAAAAAGAATGGATCCAGACCTTCACAGTCTGCACAGCGGTCTTCTGCTCAAGAAGGAAGTGCAGCCACACTAAAAGATTTGCTTAGTGAAGAAGTTCTTGGGAAGCTTAACGCACAGGCATCCGAGATCAAAGCAGCCGAAGCTGCTCGTCAGGAAGAGGCCAAACGTATTGCAGAAGAGAAGAAAAAAGCAGAACAAAAACGCCTGGATAACGATTTTGAACACCTGCTCGAGAATAGTTCGATGGATTGGAAAAAATTTAAATAA